The Sulfolobus sp. A20 genomic interval TTTAGCGTCTCTAAATTCCATATATAGTTCTCGTCCCTTATAAATTCTATCTAGAAAAATAGCTAACGCTGAAACTTCGGAATGTGGCTGGTTTCCTACCGCTATGTTATAGTGTGAGTTATGATAATACCAACCTTCTACTTTTTCTGATCCTACAACTATCAATAGCGGGAATTTTAACTCATTAATATCAAAATTTATTAGATTAATTCCATACATAGTTAGGTGAACTACGCTTCCATACCCCTTACTTTTCCAGTCTTTAACTACTTCTT includes:
- a CDS encoding tRNA methyltransferase, whose translation is MTTHVALVARAFGAKGIFIEGNDKKLIDSIQKVLDTWGGSSYFIIKEVNSGKEVVKDWKSKGYGSVVHLTMYGINLINFDINELKFPLLIVVGSEKVEGWYYHNSHYNIAVGNQPHSEVSALAIFLDRIYKGRELYMEFRDAKLKILPQRAGKKVTKIG